The genomic stretch CGGCAAGCTCGGTCTGCGCGGTGAGGGCGCCCAGCACATAGGTGGCACCCGCCGGCGTCACGCCGATCAGGCGGTTGGCGACGACCTCGGTATATTGGTCCTCGCAGACGACCAGATGGCCGGTCGGGGCGACGGTCAGATTATCGCCGAAGTCGAGCATCGCCTTGCCGTGCGATTCGACGAAGAGCTGGAGGCGGTCGGTTGCGCGCCCGCCGTCCGGCTTGCCCGGTCGCAGCCGCATGATCTGACCCAGCTTCGCCGCGCCGCCCGAGGTGCAGCAGAAGAACAGCTCGCCATCGCCCCAATGGATGCCTTCGCCCCGCGCGAAGCGCAGCGCGCCGGCGCGATGGCCGCGCAGGCGCAGATCGTCGTCGGGCGCGTCGGTGCCGTCGAGATCGACCCAGCGGACGGCCAGCCATTCGCCTTCGGCCACGTCGGCGCCCGTCCAGTTGCGGCTGTCGGTGCGCGCGGGATCGGGCAGCGCCAGGGCCTGGAGCCGTCCGCCCGCAGCGAGTTGCCCGCGCCGTTCGGGCAGATAGCGATAGAGCAGGCCATCGTCGCGATCTTCGGTCAGATAGACGATGCCGGTGCGCGGATCGACCGCCGCCGCTTCATGATTGAACCGCCCCATCGCGCGGAGGGGCTGCGGATCGACGAGGCCGCGCGCGGCGGCGGGGACTTCAAAGACCCAGCCATGATCCTGGCCGACGCCCTTGCCTGCGCGCGTGACATCCTCTTCGCAGGTCAGCCAGCTTCCCCATGGCGTGATGCCACCTGCGCAATTGCGGATCGTCCCGGCGAGGCTCAGATGCTGCGACAGGACGCGACCGCTCGCATCGTCGAGGACGATAGTCGTCGTGCCGCCGGGCAGTGCGCGACCGTCGGGCAACCGGTCGAAAGCGGCAATGTCAGCCTTGGCCCCGCGCAGCGCGCCGTCCGCGATCCGGCTTACCGGCAGTTCGTGGTTGCGCACCAGCGCGTGACGGCCGCCGGGCAGGGCGAGGCAGCCCATGCCGTCGGCGCGGTCGGGTACGACATGGCCGTCGCTCATCGCGTCGCCGAATTGAGAGACGACGCGGTAGGAAAAGCCGGCGGGCAGATCGAGCAGACCCGCCGGGTCGGGCACAATGGGGCCGTAGCCGGGGGCTGCGCCACCCGCTGCGATCAGCGCGCCAGTCCGCCGGGCGCAACCCGCCACCGCCAGCCCGCCCAGCGCCGCCGCCATGCCGATCCCGAAGCGGCGGCGGTTCATTGGCGTTCCGTTGGTCGTCGCAGATAAGTCGATCGTCATTTCAGTCCCCGGTTGCGAAGGAGGGCATCGGCGGTAGGCATGCATTGAGCGTCGCCCGGCTCGACCATATCGCGGGCTGCGACAATCGTCATGCGCCTGCCTGGTTCGGCGCCAGGGCTGGCGCACCTTCGTTGAGCAGTCCCTCCACGAAGCCCGCGAGGCCGTAGCGCTGGATGCCGCTCGTCAACAGCATCAGCGTTTCCCGCAGCTCTTCGGCGCTAATATCGCGAGTGATGAAGACCAGCCGGGTGCGCCGATCCTCGGAAGGCCAGGCGTCGAGCAGCACCGGCGGGTGGAATATATGTTGCACCCCGTGAATGACGACGGGCTTCGGTTGGCCGGCGAGATTGACGATCCCCTTCACGCGCAGGATGTCCGGGCCCTTGAACAGAGTGAGAATGTCGAGCCAGCGCTCGAACCCGTCGGCGTCGAGCGGTTCGTCGAAGGTCAGGCAGGTCGCGTGGATATGGTCATCGTGCCGGTTCACGTCATGATGGTGTGGATGGGTGTGACCATGGTCATGCCCGTGCCCGTGCCCATGCCCGCCTTGATAAGCCTCGGCCTGAAGCCAGCGCCGGACGTCGTTGGTCTTCGACGCGGGGTCATAAAGACCGGCATCGAAGAGCGAGGCCGGGTCGACCGCACCCTGCAGGACCGGAAGGGTCGGCGCGGCGGGATTGATCGCGCGCAGCCGCCGCTCGATCGCGGCCCGCTCCTCCGGGGCAGCGAGATCGGTCTTGGTAAGCAGGATGCGGTCCGCCATCGCCGCCTGCTTGATCGCTTCCTCCTGCGCATCGAGCGTCGCCATGCCCGTGGCGGCATCGACCGTCGCGATCACACCGTCGAGCCGGTAGAGCGTGGCCAGATGCGCGTCGGTCATCAGCGTGTGCAGGATCGGCGCGGGATCGGCGAGGCCGGTGGTTTCGATCACCACCCGGTCGAACCAGCATGTCCCGTCGCGCGCGAAACGCCAGGGCGCGTCGCGCAAGGTCCGCAGCAGGTCGCCGCGGATCGTGCAGCACAGACAGCCGCCCATCATTTCCACGACCAGATCGTCGGTCGATCGGGCAATGAGGTCATGGTCGAGGCTGATCGCGCCGAATTCGTTGATGACGACCAGCGCGCGCCGCATCTCGGGCGCATGGACCAGATGGTTGAGCAGGGTGGTCTTGCCGCTGCCAAGGAACCCGGTGAGCACCGATACCGGGATCAGCGATTGCGGCCCGGCGAACACTTTGCTCATGCTGCGGCTCCGGTTGCCCGGTCCTGATGGAACCATGCGCGCACGCGGCCCAGAGGTTCTTCGTCACAGGTCTGGAGAAAGCGCGGGGTCATAGCGCATGCTCTCCCGCAGACGACCCCGCATGGCGCAGGGCGCGCCAATTGACGGCATGGCCGACCCTGTCTTCTTGCAGTTACAGCCATCTGAACTCCGTTGGGCTCTGGACAGGGGCTATCCGAGCATCTATCGCGAGATGATATACCATAACGTTTGAGTCAAGGAGCCTTTATGCTGGCTGAAGATCGCCGCCTCCCTGTGACCGTGCTCTCGGGCTTTCTGGGCGCGGGTAAGACCACCACGCTCAATCACATCCTTGCCAACCGCGAGGGGCGGCGCGTTGCGGTCATCGTCAACGACATGTCGGAAGTGAATATCGATGCAGACCTCGTTCGCGGCGGCGATGCGGCGCTGGCGCGTAGCGAGGAGAGCCTGGTCGAGATGACCAATGGCTGCATCTGCTGCACGCTGCGCGACGATTTGCTGAAAGAGGTGCGCGCGCTGGCGGAGGCGGGCCGGTTCGACAGTCTGGTGATCGAAAGCACCGGCATTTCCGAGCCGCTGCCGGTCGCGACGACCTTTTCCTTCCGCGACGAAGCGGGCAATTGCCTCGGCGACGTCGCGCGACTGGATACGATGGTGACGGTCGTCGACGCGGTCAATCTGCTCGCCGACTATTCGAGCCAGGATTTCCTCGCCGATCGCGGCGAGAGCCTGGGCGAGGACGATAGGCGCAGCCTGGTCGGGCTGCTGGTCGAACAGATCGAATTCGCCGATGTCGTCCTCATCAACAAGGCGAGCGCGGTGTCGCCCGAGCACCTCGCGATCGTCAAGAAGCTGGTCGCCTCGCTCAACGCCGACGCGCGGATCATTCCCTGCGATCAGGGCAGGGCGCCGCTTGCGGCGATGCTCGATACCGGGCTTTTCGACGAGGAGAAGGCCGCGCAGCATCCGCTCTGGGCGAAGGAGCTCTATGGCTATGCCAGCCATCAGCCCGAGACGGAGGAATATGGCATTGAGAGCTTCGTCTATCGGGCGCGGGCACCGTTTGATCCCGCCAAGCTCTACGCCTTCCTGACCGATGGCGGGCTCGACCATGTCGTGCGCGCCAAGGGGCATTTCTGGCTGGCGACACGGCCGGACTGGGTGGGGGAACTGGCCGTCGCCGGGGCGCAGACGATGACGTCGCGGATGGGGCGCTGGTGGGGGTCTATCCCGAAGCGCGATTGGCCCAACGACGACCGGTTCGAACGCTTCGTGGCGCAGCATTGGGACTCGGTCTGGGGCGATCGCCGGCAGGAACTGGTGTTCATCGGCATCGGCATGGACGAGGCGCATATCCGCCATCGTCTCGACGCCTGTCTGTTGCCGGTAAAGGCGCTGACGCCCGAGAGGTGGATGGGCCTGCGCGATCCCTTCCCGCGCTGGGAGCCGGAACTGGAGGCGGCGGAATGACCGTGGCTGCGATCGTGCGCGACGACAGTGTTGTTACGAGCGAAAGCCCCGAAATACTGCGCCGAATCGTCGAGCCCGACGTGCATCTTGCCGTGTGGGCGCGCCCGCTGCCGCACGCATTGACGGACTTGCAGGCGATCGATTGGGACACCATCGACGATATCGATGCGATCGTTGCGGTCGATGCGCTGACGGTCGACGTTCCGGCGCTTGTCGCAGCGGCCGGATATGCCGAGGCAGCGGGCGCGGCTCTCACCGAGGAACTGGTAGCGCTCTGCACGGACTTCGGCGCGATCATGGGCTGCACGCTATTGAAACTGCGGCTCGAAGTCGTGGAGACCGACGCCTGCCGCCGCTTTCACACCGACAATGTGACCGCCCGGCTCCTGATGCCGCTGGTCGGTCCGGGTACCCAGTGGATCCATGCCGGTGCCGACGAAGATATCCGGGCGCTACGGGCCGGGGAGGTGGGGGTGTTCAAGGGGCGGCTATGGGCGGAGAAACCGATGATCCTGCACCGCTCCCCACCCATCGCGGCAACCGGGGAGACTCGCTTGCTGTTCGCGCTCAATCCGTGGGTCAGGGGCGAAAACGGGTGATGTCGACCGTGCGATGCGCAGCGATACCGGGCGGGCGTGCGATAGCGCGTCTGGCGCCCGCCAACTCAGCGCGCCAGGGAGAACATGGACATAGGCCGCGCGCGAATTGTTTCGCCGGTGGAGCGGAGCGGCGCCGCTCACGCACCGCTCAGCTCGCGGGCGAGGTCCAGAAAGGCCCTGAACGCGGCGGAAGGGTTTCGGCGCCCGGGATAATAGAGGCACAGGCTGCCGAAGGGCGGCGTCCAGTCCTCCAGCACACGGATCAGGCGACCGGCCTCGATGTCTTCGCGCACATCCTGATCCATGAAGAAGCCGAGGCCCAGGCCCTCGATCACGGCCATGCGGGCAATGCTCGCCTCATCGAGGGTGACGGGGCCGCGAACATCGACCTGCGCCGTCTCCTCGCCCCTGCGAAACTGCCATCGGTAGAGCGCGCCATCGGGCAGGCGCACGCGGATACAGGGGTGCTGCAACAGGTCGGCGGGGTTGTTCGGACGATCCCGCGCCTCGAAATAAGCGGGGGCGCCGACGACCGCGAATCGCTGCGGGTGGCGTAGCGAAAGCGCGACCATGTCGCTGGGCACGAGATCGAACTCCCGCACCCCCAGGTCGAAGCCGTCGGCGACGATGTCGACCAGCCGCGCCTCGGTGACGATATCGACATGCACCTGCGGATAGCGGCGGACGAATTCGACGACCAGCGGCGCCATGATCGCGCGCGCGGCGGTGGGGAATGCGTTGATCCGGATCGTGCCCGAGGGCACCGACTGTTGCGACCGGGCGTTCTCCATCGCGTCGTCGATATCCTGCAGGGCAGGGCTTACCTGCGCCACGAATTGCCGTCCGGCCTCGGTGAGCGATACGCTCCGCGTGGTGCGGTTGAACAGACGGACGCCGAGATTGGCTTCGAGCCTGCCGACGGCGTTGCTCAGCGCGGTCGTCGACATCCCCAGATCGAGCGCGGCGGCGCGGAACGAGCCGCGCTTTGCGATGGCGACGACCGCCGCGAGTTCCTTCAACCCCTCACGATACATGACGCTGTTTGTCAGGGCTTTGGCGTGCAGATCAACCCCTCGACGGCTTCGTCCAGTTTGCGGCGCGGATTATCCCGCCCTGCGTGACGTCTCGTCCACTTCTGTCCCGCTTATCGCAACGCCGGGCGGCGGCTATTTCCCACGGGCACGAACCCCCAGCGGAAAGGAAGCGCACATGATCTTGCCTGCACCCCTCCAGAGCTATTTCAATGCCAATGCGACGCTGGACCTCGAGGCGATGGTCGCGCCGTTCGCGGCGGCGGCAATCGCACGCGACGAAAGCCAGACGCATGCAGGCAAAGACGCGATCCGCGCCTGGATCCAGCAGTCGACGATTGCCGTCTCGGCGATCGCAACGCCGCAGGCGATCCTGTCGCACGGGGCGACCCACAAGGTGACGGCCGAGGTTTCGGGCG from Sphingomonas hengshuiensis encodes the following:
- a CDS encoding CobW family GTP-binding protein; this encodes MSKVFAGPQSLIPVSVLTGFLGSGKTTLLNHLVHAPEMRRALVVINEFGAISLDHDLIARSTDDLVVEMMGGCLCCTIRGDLLRTLRDAPWRFARDGTCWFDRVVIETTGLADPAPILHTLMTDAHLATLYRLDGVIATVDAATGMATLDAQEEAIKQAAMADRILLTKTDLAAPEERAAIERRLRAINPAAPTLPVLQGAVDPASLFDAGLYDPASKTNDVRRWLQAEAYQGGHGHGHGHDHGHTHPHHHDVNRHDDHIHATCLTFDEPLDADGFERWLDILTLFKGPDILRVKGIVNLAGQPKPVVIHGVQHIFHPPVLLDAWPSEDRRTRLVFITRDISAEELRETLMLLTSGIQRYGLAGFVEGLLNEGAPALAPNQAGA
- a CDS encoding alkaline phosphatase PhoX, with the translated sequence MNRRRFGIGMAAALGGLAVAGCARRTGALIAAGGAAPGYGPIVPDPAGLLDLPAGFSYRVVSQFGDAMSDGHVVPDRADGMGCLALPGGRHALVRNHELPVSRIADGALRGAKADIAAFDRLPDGRALPGGTTTIVLDDASGRVLSQHLSLAGTIRNCAGGITPWGSWLTCEEDVTRAGKGVGQDHGWVFEVPAAARGLVDPQPLRAMGRFNHEAAAVDPRTGIVYLTEDRDDGLLYRYLPERRGQLAAGGRLQALALPDPARTDSRNWTGADVAEGEWLAVRWVDLDGTDAPDDDLRLRGHRAGALRFARGEGIHWGDGELFFCCTSGGAAKLGQIMRLRPGKPDGGRATDRLQLFVESHGKAMLDFGDNLTVAPTGHLVVCEDQYTEVVANRLIGVTPAGATYVLGALTAQTELAGACFSPDGGTLYVNAYSPAKTLAITGPWRKVL
- a CDS encoding DUF1826 domain-containing protein, which encodes MTVAAIVRDDSVVTSESPEILRRIVEPDVHLAVWARPLPHALTDLQAIDWDTIDDIDAIVAVDALTVDVPALVAAAGYAEAAGAALTEELVALCTDFGAIMGCTLLKLRLEVVETDACRRFHTDNVTARLLMPLVGPGTQWIHAGADEDIRALRAGEVGVFKGRLWAEKPMILHRSPPIAATGETRLLFALNPWVRGENG
- a CDS encoding LysR family transcriptional regulator, whose amino-acid sequence is MYREGLKELAAVVAIAKRGSFRAAALDLGMSTTALSNAVGRLEANLGVRLFNRTTRSVSLTEAGRQFVAQVSPALQDIDDAMENARSQQSVPSGTIRINAFPTAARAIMAPLVVEFVRRYPQVHVDIVTEARLVDIVADGFDLGVREFDLVPSDMVALSLRHPQRFAVVGAPAYFEARDRPNNPADLLQHPCIRVRLPDGALYRWQFRRGEETAQVDVRGPVTLDEASIARMAVIEGLGLGFFMDQDVREDIEAGRLIRVLEDWTPPFGSLCLYYPGRRNPSAAFRAFLDLARELSGA
- a CDS encoding GTP-binding protein: MLAEDRRLPVTVLSGFLGAGKTTTLNHILANREGRRVAVIVNDMSEVNIDADLVRGGDAALARSEESLVEMTNGCICCTLRDDLLKEVRALAEAGRFDSLVIESTGISEPLPVATTFSFRDEAGNCLGDVARLDTMVTVVDAVNLLADYSSQDFLADRGESLGEDDRRSLVGLLVEQIEFADVVLINKASAVSPEHLAIVKKLVASLNADARIIPCDQGRAPLAAMLDTGLFDEEKAAQHPLWAKELYGYASHQPETEEYGIESFVYRARAPFDPAKLYAFLTDGGLDHVVRAKGHFWLATRPDWVGELAVAGAQTMTSRMGRWWGSIPKRDWPNDDRFERFVAQHWDSVWGDRRQELVFIGIGMDEAHIRHRLDACLLPVKALTPERWMGLRDPFPRWEPELEAAE